A genomic region of Desulfonatronum sp. SC1 contains the following coding sequences:
- a CDS encoding peptidoglycan bridge formation glycyltransferase FemA/FemB family protein, whose translation PKTRYNIGLAQRKGVTVRELAMEDLDVWYELYRQTTIRNGLFLHPRDYFEAVLLARANNTASPAQVKLLLAEAEGMPLSAMFLVLSGKRATYLYGASATVNKNFMASYALQKEAMLIAKAHGCKEYDLFGVSPGPDESHPMYGLYRFKT comes from the coding sequence GCCCAAAACCCGTTACAACATTGGCTTAGCTCAACGCAAAGGAGTGACAGTACGTGAATTGGCGATGGAGGATTTGGATGTTTGGTATGAATTGTACCGGCAAACAACAATTCGAAATGGCCTGTTTCTTCATCCGCGTGACTACTTTGAGGCGGTTCTATTGGCGCGTGCCAACAACACCGCATCTCCTGCACAGGTGAAGTTGCTGCTTGCCGAGGCTGAGGGTATGCCCTTATCTGCAATGTTTTTGGTGCTTTCGGGCAAACGGGCAACATATCTTTATGGTGCTTCTGCCACGGTGAATAAAAACTTTATGGCAAGCTATGCGTTGCAAAAAGAGGCCATGCTCATTGCCAAAGCACACGGATGTAAGGAGTACGACCTTTTTGGTGTCTCCCCCGGACCCGATGAATCTCATCCAATGTATGGTTTATATCGATTTAAAAC